A portion of the Cellulophaga algicola DSM 14237 genome contains these proteins:
- a CDS encoding carboxypeptidase-like regulatory domain-containing protein produces MKNKLIYIFLFTCVAIGFSQETEQENQQNEFLKAIVINAQDGSLMESVHIVNLNQVVGTITNEKGEFTIPAIANDTLYFSYLGFKSQKVRVTNDMLKFKNTKITLTELAYALEEVIVTSYDLTGYLEIDVKNLPLNDSYQYSISGLNTSYEAGKKNPSAVTKVLGAILNPADLLRNLFGKKPNQMKKLRKVKEDDAIKDLLASKFDRETLTELLHIEKVDIEDILNNCNYSKSFIATANDLQILDAISGCYEDYKVLNRKQ; encoded by the coding sequence ATGAAAAACAAGCTTATTTATATATTTCTATTTACCTGTGTTGCCATAGGATTCTCTCAAGAAACTGAGCAAGAAAATCAACAAAACGAATTCCTAAAAGCAATTGTGATAAATGCACAAGACGGTTCTTTAATGGAAAGCGTTCATATTGTAAACCTAAACCAAGTAGTTGGTACTATAACCAATGAAAAAGGGGAGTTTACCATCCCTGCAATAGCTAATGACACCTTATATTTTAGCTATTTAGGTTTTAAATCTCAGAAAGTCCGCGTCACCAATGATATGCTGAAGTTTAAGAACACAAAAATTACCTTAACAGAACTTGCATACGCCCTTGAAGAAGTAATTGTTACGTCATACGATCTAACTGGTTATTTGGAAATCGATGTTAAAAATTTACCTTTAAATGATTCTTACCAGTACAGTATCTCAGGATTAAATACAAGCTATGAAGCAGGTAAAAAAAATCCGAGTGCCGTAACCAAAGTTTTAGGTGCCATTCTTAATCCTGCAGATTTATTGCGAAACTTATTTGGAAAAAAGCCGAACCAGATGAAGAAGCTTAGAAAAGTTAAAGAAGATGACGCCATTAAAGATTTATTAGCCTCTAAATTTGATAGAGAGACACTCACAGAGCTACTACATATAGAAAAAGTAGATATTGAAGATATCTTAAACAATTGTAATTATTCAAAATCATTTATTGCTACTGCCAATGACTTACAAATTTTAGATGCCATCAGTGGGTGTTATGAAGATTACAAAGTTTTAAACCGTAAGCAATAG
- a CDS encoding mechanosensitive ion channel family protein, giving the protein MEESAEIIVETAGTADLWMAKGIDFVTDYGPKILGAIAIYLIGSWVIKKLSGAVRKVLNKGNYDASLQRFLLNLLSWGLKIFLIIMVISKLGVETTSFAAILAAAGLAVGLALQGSLSNFAGGVLIMIFKPYKIGDLVEAQGVLGNVKEIEIFTTKLITPQNKLAIVPNGAMANGNIINYTAEGKMRVDTTVGIGYGEDMKKAKEVLLEMLVANPKVLKDPAPSVNVEALADSSVNLAVRPFCKPEDYWDVYFATIEGSKLALDKAKIEIPYPHEVQINK; this is encoded by the coding sequence ATGGAAGAAAGTGCAGAAATTATTGTCGAGACTGCAGGAACGGCAGATTTATGGATGGCGAAGGGAATTGATTTTGTAACAGATTATGGGCCAAAAATTTTGGGAGCTATAGCAATTTACTTGATTGGTTCTTGGGTTATAAAAAAGCTTAGTGGTGCCGTCCGAAAAGTATTAAATAAAGGAAATTACGATGCATCATTACAGCGATTTTTATTAAATCTTTTATCATGGGGATTAAAAATCTTTTTAATCATCATGGTGATATCAAAACTTGGTGTAGAAACTACAAGTTTTGCAGCTATTCTTGCAGCAGCTGGTTTAGCGGTAGGCTTAGCATTACAAGGATCACTCTCTAATTTTGCTGGAGGCGTCCTTATTATGATTTTTAAACCTTATAAAATTGGAGATTTAGTAGAGGCTCAAGGTGTTTTAGGAAATGTAAAAGAAATTGAAATTTTTACAACTAAATTAATCACTCCTCAAAATAAATTAGCCATTGTACCTAATGGTGCAATGGCAAATGGTAATATCATCAACTATACAGCAGAAGGAAAAATGCGTGTAGATACAACAGTTGGTATAGGATATGGAGAAGACATGAAAAAAGCAAAAGAAGTGCTTTTAGAAATGCTTGTAGCAAACCCTAAGGTTTTAAAAGATCCTGCTCCTTCAGTAAATGTAGAAGCTTTAGCAGATAGTTCTGTAAATTTAGCGGTAAGACCTTTTTGTAAGCCAGAGGATTATTGGGATGTGTATTTTGCAACAATTGAAGGTTCTAAATTAGCGCTTGATAAAGCTAAAATTGAAATTCCTTACCCACATGAAGTTCAAATTAATAAGTAA
- a CDS encoding metallophosphoesterase — protein sequence MHIKRRVFIKHLFLGLLGLTGLIYLDSFWIEKYIIDWNTHDLSDATKNKIKIIQLSDLHLKEIVYFHKTIAEKINKEKPDFIVFTGDTISRRNTYHILEQLLDLMDPNILKIAILGNKEYDARVDIATFKSTFKKYNGMVLINEHYVFKKAKRAINVIGVDDLLRGDADFKKSIQQLDKTLETIVLNHCPAYTDIIDALNTKEKLPIKFVLSGHTHGGQITFFGIPLYTPGGSGDYIKGWYTKLTTKMYVSKGIGTTVLPIRFFARAEASIFYI from the coding sequence ATGCACATCAAAAGACGCGTGTTTATAAAGCATCTATTTTTAGGACTTTTAGGGCTTACTGGACTTATCTATCTAGATAGTTTTTGGATAGAAAAATACATTATTGATTGGAACACGCATGATCTAAGTGATGCTACAAAAAATAAAATAAAGATTATTCAGCTGTCTGATTTACACTTGAAAGAGATTGTATATTTTCATAAAACTATCGCTGAAAAAATAAATAAAGAAAAACCAGATTTTATTGTTTTTACAGGAGATACCATATCCAGAAGAAACACATACCATATCCTAGAACAACTCTTAGATCTTATGGATCCAAATATCTTAAAGATAGCTATTCTTGGCAACAAAGAATACGATGCCAGAGTAGATATAGCTACTTTTAAATCGACTTTTAAAAAATATAACGGCATGGTTCTTATTAATGAACACTATGTTTTCAAGAAAGCTAAAAGAGCTATAAACGTTATAGGTGTTGATGATTTATTACGAGGAGACGCAGATTTTAAAAAATCAATTCAGCAACTTGATAAAACATTAGAAACGATAGTCTTAAATCATTGCCCAGCTTATACCGATATAATTGACGCTTTGAATACTAAAGAAAAATTGCCTATCAAATTTGTACTCTCAGGACATACACACGGTGGCCAAATTACATTTTTTGGCATTCCACTTTACACGCCTGGTGGGAGTGGAGATTATATAAAAGGTTGGTATACAAAATTGACCACAAAAATGTATGTTTCTAAAGGCATAGGAACAACGGTACTTCCTATTCGATTTTTTGCTAGAGCAGAAGCTTCTATTTTTTATATCTAA
- a CDS encoding DUF4252 domain-containing protein — protein MKVIKRSLGIALVLLFFSCSSTQSLQEYYVDNAENPNFLSFDLPASLLNMNEVALTPEQKKAFTSLKKLNVLAFKKTKDNGTAYVAEKATVKAILKNDKYQELMKLNTSYGKGSIKFSGDEDAIDEVVIYGDSDDKGFMLIRVLGDNMNPANLMQLIQTLEKSNVDGKQLESLIGFFNK, from the coding sequence ATGAAAGTAATAAAACGTAGTTTAGGAATAGCATTGGTACTGTTGTTTTTTAGTTGTTCATCTACCCAAAGTCTTCAAGAATATTATGTAGATAATGCAGAGAATCCTAATTTCCTGTCTTTTGATTTGCCTGCTAGTTTATTAAATATGAATGAGGTAGCCTTAACGCCAGAGCAAAAGAAGGCTTTTACGTCTTTAAAGAAGCTAAATGTATTGGCATTTAAAAAAACAAAAGATAATGGAACAGCATATGTTGCAGAGAAAGCTACAGTAAAAGCAATATTAAAGAATGATAAGTATCAAGAGTTAATGAAGCTGAATACAAGTTATGGCAAAGGTTCTATAAAATTTTCAGGTGATGAAGACGCTATAGATGAGGTTGTCATTTATGGAGATAGTGATGATAAAGGGTTTATGCTTATTCGGGTTTTAGGAGATAATATGAACCCTGCTAATTTAATGCAGTTAATCCAAACATTAGAAAAATCTAATGTAGATGGTAAACAGTTAGAAAGTCTGATAGGGTTTTTTAATAAATAA
- a CDS encoding TrmH family RNA methyltransferase, translating into MIDLKLLNYLEEFISEERKQRFIQVLAERTNKITVAVEDVFQMHNTSAVVRSCDIFGIQEAHLIERKYGDQLDSQIAMGSQKWVDIHRYESTKNCMDTLKQNGYKIIATTPHNDSCLLEDFEIEGKIALFFGTERNGLSEEVLKNADGFLKIPMVGFTESLNISVSAAIILQSLTTKLKKESTDWQLTDHEKLIKKIDWSKKSIKSIEGVLSRYVS; encoded by the coding sequence ATGATTGATTTAAAACTTTTAAATTATTTAGAAGAATTTATCTCTGAAGAACGTAAGCAACGTTTTATTCAGGTATTAGCAGAGCGTACTAATAAAATTACGGTTGCAGTAGAAGATGTGTTTCAAATGCATAATACCAGTGCGGTGGTCCGGAGCTGTGATATTTTCGGGATTCAAGAAGCACATTTAATAGAGCGTAAGTATGGCGACCAATTGGATAGCCAAATAGCAATGGGTTCTCAAAAATGGGTAGATATTCATAGGTATGAGAGTACTAAAAATTGTATGGATACCTTAAAACAAAATGGATATAAAATTATAGCAACAACTCCACATAACGATTCTTGTTTGTTAGAAGATTTTGAAATTGAAGGTAAAATTGCTCTTTTTTTTGGAACAGAGCGAAATGGGTTAAGTGAGGAAGTCTTGAAAAATGCAGACGGATTTTTAAAAATACCCATGGTTGGGTTTACAGAAAGTTTAAATATCTCTGTATCGGCAGCAATTATTTTACAAAGTCTAACTACAAAATTGAAGAAAGAGAGCACTGATTGGCAACTCACCGATCATGAGAAACTTATAAAAAAAATTGATTGGTCAAAAAAGTCTATTAAGAGCATAGAAGGTGTATTATCACGATATGTAAGTTAG
- a CDS encoding DUF4252 domain-containing protein produces MKKSLIVLFLVVTPLIGFSQSLFDKYEDSDNVSAVIVSKSMFNLLSKIDVEVDDQDAKDFMDIAKSVSSLKVFTTEDKATSADMAVNVAKYLKSSSMEELMRVKDKDANVKFYIKAGKDDDHVSELLMFVTGVKNIQAGGRKVETVLLSLTGDIDLNKIGSLTSKMNLPKELNNAGKKNQ; encoded by the coding sequence ATGAAAAAGTCCCTTATAGTATTATTCCTAGTGGTTACGCCTCTTATAGGTTTTTCGCAGTCCTTATTTGATAAATACGAGGATTCTGATAATGTATCTGCTGTAATTGTTAGCAAAAGCATGTTTAATCTTTTAAGTAAGATAGATGTTGAGGTTGATGATCAAGATGCTAAAGATTTTATGGACATTGCTAAGAGCGTAAGTAGTCTTAAAGTTTTTACCACAGAAGACAAAGCAACTAGTGCAGATATGGCTGTTAATGTTGCTAAGTATTTAAAATCTTCTTCAATGGAAGAACTAATGCGAGTAAAAGATAAAGATGCTAATGTAAAATTCTATATCAAAGCGGGTAAAGATGATGATCATGTAAGTGAGTTACTTATGTTTGTTACCGGCGTTAAAAATATACAAGCAGGAGGTAGAAAGGTAGAAACGGTATTACTTTCATTAACAGGAGATATCGATTTAAATAAAATAGGTTCTTTAACAAGTAAAATGAACTTACCGAAAGAACTAAATAATGCAGGTAAGAAAAATCAATAA
- the purB gene encoding adenylosuccinate lyase, with the protein MSLNKLNAISPIDGRYRSKVENLADYFSEEALIKYRVRVEIEYFIALCEIPLPQLSSFDTSKFDSLRKIYTEFSSEDALAIKEIEKTTNHDVKAVEYFIKNKFDGLNLQAFKEFIHFGLTSQDINNTAIPLSLKDAMNEVYVPQYFEVLEELEALASEWKDIPMLARTHGQPASPTRLGKEIQVYVVRLKEQFNLLNDIPSAAKFGGATGNYNAHKVAYPAIDWKQFGQEFVQEKLGLYHSFPTTQIEHYDHMAALFDTLKRINTIILDLDRDFWTYVSMEYFKQKIKEGEVGSSAMPHKVNPIDFENSEGNLGIANAIFEHLSAKLPVSRLQRDLTDSTVLRNIGVPFAHTMIAFQSTLKGLGKLLLNKEKFEQDLENNWAVVAEAIQTILRREAYPNPYEALKGLTRTNEKINKQSIANFIDTLEVSDAIKAELKVITPSNYTGI; encoded by the coding sequence ATGTCTTTAAACAAACTGAATGCGATTTCTCCGATAGACGGTCGTTACAGAAGCAAAGTTGAAAACTTAGCAGATTACTTCTCTGAAGAAGCATTAATAAAATATCGAGTTCGCGTAGAAATCGAATATTTCATTGCTCTATGTGAAATTCCTTTACCACAACTTTCTAGTTTTGATACTTCTAAATTTGACAGTTTAAGAAAGATTTATACTGAATTTTCTTCTGAAGATGCTTTAGCAATCAAAGAGATTGAAAAAACAACAAACCATGATGTTAAGGCTGTTGAATATTTTATAAAAAATAAATTTGACGGATTAAATCTACAAGCTTTCAAAGAGTTTATCCACTTTGGACTAACCTCTCAAGACATAAACAACACCGCAATTCCTCTTTCATTGAAAGATGCTATGAATGAAGTTTATGTGCCACAATATTTTGAAGTTCTAGAAGAATTAGAAGCATTAGCATCGGAATGGAAAGACATACCTATGTTAGCACGTACGCATGGACAACCGGCCTCTCCTACCCGATTGGGTAAAGAAATTCAGGTTTATGTAGTGCGATTAAAAGAGCAATTTAATTTATTAAATGATATTCCGAGTGCTGCAAAATTTGGTGGTGCTACCGGGAATTACAATGCACATAAAGTAGCCTACCCTGCTATTGACTGGAAACAATTTGGACAAGAATTTGTCCAAGAGAAATTGGGGCTTTATCACTCTTTCCCTACCACACAAATTGAACATTATGACCATATGGCCGCTTTGTTTGATACTTTAAAAAGAATAAATACCATTATCCTTGATTTAGATCGTGACTTCTGGACCTATGTATCTATGGAGTATTTTAAACAAAAAATCAAAGAAGGTGAAGTTGGTTCTTCTGCAATGCCACACAAAGTAAACCCTATAGATTTTGAAAATTCTGAAGGTAACTTAGGTATCGCTAATGCTATTTTTGAGCATTTATCTGCCAAATTACCTGTATCTAGATTACAACGAGATTTGACGGATAGTACTGTTTTAAGAAATATAGGCGTACCCTTTGCACATACCATGATTGCTTTTCAGTCTACCTTAAAAGGTTTAGGCAAGTTGTTACTTAATAAAGAAAAGTTTGAACAAGACCTAGAAAACAACTGGGCTGTGGTTGCAGAGGCAATTCAAACCATTTTAAGACGGGAAGCTTACCCAAACCCCTATGAAGCTTTAAAAGGCCTCACAAGAACTAATGAGAAGATCAACAAGCAGTCTATCGCTAATTTTATTGACACCCTTGAGGTTTCTGATGCTATTAAGGCTGAGTTAAAAGTGATTACCCCTAGCAATTATACAGGTATTTAA
- a CDS encoding alpha-amylase family glycosyl hydrolase: MKKGLLLLLGFVLFISCEEEKNTPKPEQSSTTKNSIVTPKKNPFVWEGANIYFLLTDRFNNGDTTNDVNFERTEDTGVLRGFMGGDLKGITAKIKEGYFTKLGINAIWFTPVVEQIHGATDEGTGNSYGYHGYWTKDWTALDPNFGTRDDLEELVKTAHNNGIRVLLDVVLNHTGPVTEIDPVWPEEWVRTSPTCTFENYETTTACTLVKNLPDIKTESDEEVALPDHLLAKWKAEGRLSSELDELDLFFKRSGCSRTSRAYITKWLTDYVNDFGIDGFRVDTVKHTDENAWNELYKQASIAFDTWKRKHPDAVLDNNPFYMVGEVYNYGISSGRTYDFGDKKVDYYNSGFKSLINFELKTDAKKDYETIFKKYNTLLQSKLYGKSVVNYLTSHDDGAPFDKERKDPYHAANLLLLTPGASQVYYGDESSRSLTIEGTQGDATLRSFMNWKEIDSLPETKKILAHWQKLGSFRAKHPAIGAGTHKMLSKAPYVFERTYTNNEYKDKVVVGLNLPKGKKSLNVKGFFGDATTLHDAYSDTIVVVKKGKVQLDNDFDIALLELIE; encoded by the coding sequence ATGAAAAAAGGCCTGCTATTGCTATTAGGATTTGTTCTTTTCATCTCTTGTGAAGAAGAAAAAAACACTCCAAAACCTGAACAATCAAGCACAACTAAAAATAGCATAGTTACCCCTAAAAAAAATCCATTCGTTTGGGAAGGAGCGAATATCTACTTCCTACTTACCGATCGTTTTAACAATGGAGATACCACCAATGATGTAAACTTTGAAAGAACCGAAGATACTGGCGTTCTAAGAGGCTTTATGGGTGGAGACCTAAAAGGAATCACCGCAAAAATAAAAGAGGGTTATTTTACTAAACTAGGCATCAATGCTATTTGGTTTACTCCTGTAGTAGAACAAATTCATGGCGCTACAGACGAAGGCACCGGCAACAGTTATGGCTATCATGGGTATTGGACAAAAGATTGGACGGCATTAGATCCTAATTTTGGTACTCGTGATGATCTAGAAGAGTTAGTAAAAACTGCGCATAATAACGGAATCCGAGTTTTATTAGATGTTGTTCTAAACCATACGGGTCCTGTTACAGAGATTGATCCTGTCTGGCCAGAAGAATGGGTACGTACCTCGCCAACCTGTACTTTTGAAAATTACGAAACAACCACAGCATGTACATTAGTAAAAAACTTACCTGATATTAAAACGGAAAGCGATGAAGAAGTAGCCCTACCCGATCACTTATTAGCAAAATGGAAAGCAGAAGGCAGGTTGAGTTCTGAATTAGATGAATTAGATTTATTTTTTAAACGTTCTGGTTGCTCAAGAACCTCAAGAGCTTATATTACAAAATGGTTGACCGATTATGTAAATGATTTTGGAATTGATGGCTTTAGAGTAGATACGGTAAAACATACCGATGAAAATGCTTGGAATGAATTATACAAACAAGCTTCTATTGCTTTTGACACTTGGAAAAGAAAACACCCAGACGCAGTTTTAGACAACAATCCATTTTACATGGTAGGTGAAGTTTACAACTACGGAATTTCTAGCGGTCGCACCTATGATTTTGGAGATAAAAAAGTAGATTACTATAATTCTGGTTTCAAAAGTTTGATAAATTTTGAACTTAAGACCGATGCTAAAAAAGATTATGAGACTATTTTTAAAAAATACAATACACTTCTACAATCTAAATTATACGGAAAAAGTGTGGTAAATTATTTAACATCACACGATGACGGGGCCCCTTTTGACAAAGAACGCAAAGACCCCTACCATGCCGCTAATTTATTATTACTTACGCCAGGAGCATCACAAGTGTACTATGGTGATGAATCCTCTAGAAGTCTTACCATAGAAGGCACCCAAGGCGATGCTACCTTGCGTTCCTTTATGAATTGGAAGGAGATAGACAGCCTTCCTGAAACTAAAAAAATTCTCGCCCATTGGCAAAAACTAGGTTCTTTTAGAGCCAAACATCCCGCAATAGGCGCTGGTACACATAAAATGCTTTCTAAAGCACCTTATGTTTTTGAAAGAACCTACACCAATAATGAATATAAAGACAAAGTAGTCGTAGGCCTAAACCTTCCTAAAGGAAAAAAATCTCTTAACGTTAAAGGATTCTTTGGGGATGCTACTACATTACATGATGCATATTCTGATACCATCGTTGTGGTTAAAAAAGGCAAGGTTCAATTAGATAATGATTTTGATATAGCACTCTTAGAGTTGATAGAATAA
- a CDS encoding SIR2 family NAD-dependent protein deacylase, whose amino-acid sequence MKKIVVLTGAGISAESGIQTFRDADGLWEGYDVMEVASPQGFINNPKLVLDFYNQRRKQLLNVLPNNAHYALTALEKHFETTIITQNIDDLHERAGSSTVIHLHGELLKARSTKTSRIGSPEIIDWKKDMKLGDKCINGHQLRPHIVWFGEAVPLLDKAIEITQDAAILIIIGTSMQVYPAASLVNFVKNETPIYFIDPRPNITKNAFNNLNIIEKTAVEGLPELVAQLIKTY is encoded by the coding sequence ATGAAAAAAATTGTTGTTTTAACAGGAGCAGGTATAAGTGCAGAAAGTGGCATACAGACTTTTAGAGATGCAGATGGCCTATGGGAAGGCTATGATGTTATGGAAGTTGCATCGCCGCAGGGTTTTATAAATAACCCAAAACTTGTTTTAGATTTTTACAACCAACGCAGAAAACAACTTCTCAATGTATTGCCTAATAATGCGCATTATGCATTAACAGCTCTTGAGAAACATTTTGAGACCACTATCATTACCCAAAATATTGATGATCTACATGAAAGAGCAGGCAGTTCAACAGTTATTCACCTACATGGAGAGTTATTAAAAGCAAGAAGCACTAAGACCTCTAGAATTGGAAGCCCTGAAATTATCGACTGGAAAAAAGATATGAAACTGGGTGATAAATGTATAAACGGACATCAACTAAGACCCCATATAGTTTGGTTTGGAGAAGCTGTACCCTTACTTGATAAAGCGATAGAAATTACCCAAGATGCAGCTATTTTAATTATTATTGGAACCTCTATGCAAGTATATCCCGCAGCTAGTTTAGTGAATTTTGTAAAAAACGAGACCCCTATTTATTTTATAGACCCTAGACCTAATATCACTAAAAATGCCTTTAACAATTTAAACATTATAGAAAAAACTGCGGTAGAAGGACTCCCAGAATTGGTAGCACAACTAATTAAAACCTATTAA
- a CDS encoding adenylosuccinate lyase — protein sequence MTTDALYKSLNYVNHSREKRAEMAMLVAKNPHLIAPLFAIAFTVDDPISCKACWVLEFTAKEDLPYIFPYLTLFTANLSNVHLDSSVRPMAKICEYLTKSYFSKTTNSTQKALTKSHLEKMTTVCFDWLITDQKVAAKAYAMTSLLLLGKKFKWILPELKVILEKNYPEGSAAYKARARLTLAKIK from the coding sequence ATGACTACAGACGCCCTGTACAAATCATTAAATTACGTAAATCACTCTAGAGAAAAAAGAGCTGAGATGGCAATGCTTGTTGCTAAAAACCCACATTTGATTGCTCCATTATTTGCGATTGCATTTACGGTAGATGATCCTATTTCATGTAAAGCATGTTGGGTTTTAGAGTTTACTGCTAAAGAAGACTTACCTTATATATTTCCTTATCTTACTCTTTTTACCGCTAACTTAAGTAACGTGCATTTGGATTCTTCCGTACGCCCTATGGCTAAAATTTGCGAATATTTAACCAAAAGCTATTTCTCAAAAACGACCAATAGTACTCAGAAAGCTTTAACAAAAAGCCATTTAGAGAAAATGACAACGGTTTGTTTTGATTGGTTAATTACAGATCAAAAAGTAGCGGCGAAAGCATATGCTATGACAAGTTTATTGCTACTAGGTAAAAAATTTAAATGGATATTACCTGAACTAAAAGTTATTCTAGAAAAAAATTATCCTGAAGGTAGCGCCGCTTACAAAGCTAGAGCAAGGTTAACCTTAGCGAAGATAAAATAG
- a CDS encoding RNA polymerase sigma factor: MKQVEFLNVVMPFKDKLFRLAKRLLVSTEEAEDATQEILLKLWTKNAAIEDYKNVEAFAMTMTKNFCLDRLKSKQAGNLKLVHSNYKDENTSLQRQVEANDSVSWVEKIMEELPEQQKLVLQLRDVEEYDYDEIAKMLDMQPTAIRVALSRARKTVREKLVEKHSYGIG; the protein is encoded by the coding sequence ATGAAGCAGGTAGAATTTTTAAATGTTGTGATGCCTTTTAAAGACAAACTCTTTCGGTTAGCCAAAAGATTGTTGGTATCCACAGAGGAAGCAGAGGATGCAACTCAAGAAATATTACTGAAGTTATGGACAAAAAATGCTGCTATTGAAGACTATAAAAATGTAGAAGCTTTTGCCATGACCATGACTAAGAATTTTTGTTTAGACCGACTAAAGTCGAAACAAGCAGGGAATCTGAAGTTAGTACATAGTAATTATAAAGATGAAAATACATCATTACAGCGGCAAGTAGAAGCCAATGATAGTGTCTCATGGGTAGAAAAAATAATGGAAGAATTACCAGAACAACAAAAACTGGTATTACAATTGCGAGATGTAGAAGAATATGATTATGATGAGATAGCTAAAATGTTAGATATGCAACCCACCGCAATACGTGTAGCATTATCAAGAGCTAGAAAAACAGTAAGAGAAAAATTAGTAGAAAAACACAGTTATGGAATTGGATAA
- a CDS encoding DUF4252 domain-containing protein yields MKTISLFLVIAVLPLFGFSQSIFDKYEDMDRVSSVIVNKSMINFVSSLGIDESDQEAKDFMAIASGLKSLKVFMTEDKAASSEMASTVKKYLKSSKMEELMRVKDEDVNVKFFIREGRDADHVKELLMFVTGIGNLKTDINGRTIETVLVSITGDIDLNNIGALTNKMNLPKELNKVGKAK; encoded by the coding sequence ATGAAAACAATCAGTTTATTTTTAGTAATCGCAGTTTTACCATTATTTGGATTTTCACAATCTATTTTTGACAAGTATGAAGATATGGATCGTGTATCCTCTGTAATCGTCAACAAAAGCATGATCAATTTTGTTAGTTCTCTTGGGATTGATGAAAGCGATCAAGAAGCTAAAGACTTTATGGCGATAGCCAGCGGCTTAAAAAGCTTAAAGGTCTTTATGACCGAAGACAAAGCCGCCTCTTCAGAAATGGCTTCTACCGTTAAAAAGTATTTAAAATCTTCGAAGATGGAAGAGTTGATGCGTGTAAAAGATGAAGATGTTAATGTAAAATTTTTTATTAGAGAAGGTAGAGATGCAGATCATGTAAAAGAGTTATTAATGTTTGTAACGGGTATTGGAAATCTCAAAACAGATATAAATGGTAGAACTATTGAAACTGTTTTGGTGTCTATTACAGGAGATATCGATTTAAATAATATAGGAGCCTTAACAAACAAGATGAATCTTCCTAAAGAATTGAATAAAGTAGGTAAAGCAAAGTAA